Proteins from a genomic interval of Verrucomicrobium sp.:
- a CDS encoding proton-conducting transporter membrane subunit: protein MLALLLLLPLAALAAILLGAPAKLAAFLAALGNFLLSAALAVRFVPGTPGFQFEQRAVWAAFDGTGSLSPTLPPIVCHLGIDGLSLPLLLAATLVTLAAVLLTPKRLAQGTATFYGLLLVLAEGLVGVFVSLDLFFLSLFATLTILPLFLLTGRWGGRNRRFASLQAALCLALGSLALLLALVALVSALPPSARTFDVTVLAGARGLVGPQVAPLLFGLLLLGAGLLVPLFPFHSWFPAAQAAEPPPVAMLHGALFKNAGLYLLLRVAWPLFPETARHGEAWLLGLALAQAFGLGLVALAQRELPLLAASWSAMRTGGLLLGLAAWNRVALSGAVLWMAADAVAFALLFGAAGEIVRRTGEARIAHLAGLARRAPWLAGMFGLGALALLGFPGLPNLGGQEALFLGAWAVHPRATLWMAGGFFAAAVFLAKALAPLYLGAPAGPPGADLAPGPERRPFYLLAGGLLLLALLAGSVLRAASVAAGPFFGGAR, encoded by the coding sequence GCGGTCCGCTTCGTCCCGGGAACGCCCGGCTTCCAGTTCGAGCAGCGGGCGGTCTGGGCCGCTTTCGACGGGACCGGGAGCCTTTCCCCGACGCTGCCGCCGATTGTCTGCCACCTGGGCATCGACGGCCTGAGCTTGCCCCTTCTTCTGGCGGCGACGCTGGTGACGCTGGCCGCGGTCCTTCTTACTCCCAAGCGGCTGGCGCAGGGCACGGCGACGTTTTATGGGCTCCTCCTGGTCCTGGCGGAGGGGCTGGTGGGGGTTTTTGTCTCGCTCGATCTTTTTTTCCTCTCCCTCTTCGCCACGTTGACGATCCTGCCTCTTTTCCTTCTGACGGGCCGTTGGGGCGGGCGCAATCGGCGCTTTGCCTCCCTTCAGGCGGCGCTCTGCCTGGCGCTGGGGAGCCTGGCCCTGCTCCTGGCCTTGGTCGCCCTCGTCTCCGCGCTGCCGCCCTCGGCCCGGACGTTTGACGTGACGGTCCTGGCGGGCGCGCGGGGGCTCGTCGGCCCGCAGGTGGCGCCGCTCCTCTTCGGCCTCCTGCTTTTGGGCGCGGGGCTGTTGGTCCCGCTTTTTCCCTTTCATAGCTGGTTCCCTGCCGCGCAGGCGGCGGAGCCGCCCCCGGTGGCGATGCTCCACGGCGCGCTTTTCAAGAATGCCGGACTCTATCTTCTCCTGCGTGTGGCGTGGCCGCTTTTCCCGGAAACGGCGCGGCACGGGGAGGCGTGGCTCCTGGGTCTGGCGCTGGCGCAGGCCTTCGGCCTCGGCTTGGTGGCGCTGGCGCAGCGGGAGCTGCCGCTTTTGGCCGCTTCCTGGAGCGCGATGCGGACGGGCGGCCTCCTGCTGGGGCTGGCGGCCTGGAATCGGGTGGCCCTTTCCGGCGCGGTTCTTTGGATGGCGGCGGATGCCGTCGCCTTCGCCCTCCTCTTCGGCGCGGCGGGGGAGATTGTCCGCCGGACGGGGGAGGCGCGGATCGCCCACCTGGCGGGCCTGGCCCGCCGCGCGCCCTGGCTGGCGGGGATGTTCGGCCTGGGGGCGCTGGCCCTCCTGGGCTTCCCCGGCCTGCCCAACCTGGGCGGCCAGGAGGCGCTCTTCCTCGGCGCGTGGGCGGTTCACCCCCGCGCGACGCTCTGGATGGCGGGCGGCTTTTTCGCCGCCGCGGTTTTTCTGGCGAAGGCGCTGGCCCCCCTTTATCTGGGCGCGCCCGCCGGGCCGCCGGGGGCCGACTTGGCCCCGGGCCCGGAACGGCGGCCGTTCTATCTTTTGGCGGGCGGCCTTCTGCTTCTGGCCCTCCTGGCCGGGTCGGTCCTGCGCGCGGCTTCCGTGGCGGCGGGGCCGTTCTTCGGGGGGGCGCGATGA